Proteins encoded within one genomic window of Eleutherodactylus coqui strain aEleCoq1 chromosome 1, aEleCoq1.hap1, whole genome shotgun sequence:
- the TENT5A gene encoding terminal nucleotidyltransferase 5A, with the protein MADEEGGICAGNCNVLSWEQVQRLDAILTETIPIHGRGNFPTLEMKPRQIVKVVRCRLEESNIHVRDVRLNGSAASHILHEDSGLGYKDLDLIFCVDLKGEAEFQTVKDVVLDCLLDFLPEGVNKEKISPLTLKEAYVQKMVKVCNDSDRWSLISLSNNRGKNVELKFMDSLRRQFEFSVDSFQIKLDSLLLFYECSENPMTETFHPTIIGESVYGDFQEAFDHLCHKIIATRNPEEIRGGGLLKYCNLLVRGFRAASESEMKSLQRYMCSRFFIDFSDIGEQQRKLESYLQNHFVGLEDRKYDYLMTLHGVVNESTVCLMGHERRQTLSLITMLAIRVLAEQNIIPNVANVTCYYQPAPYVADANFSNYYIAQVQPVFTCQQHTYSTWLPCN; encoded by the exons ATGGCAGACGAAGAAGGTGGCATATGTGCCGGCAACTGCAACGTCCTCAGCTGGGAGCAAGTGCAGCGCCTGGACGCCATCCTCACCGAGACAATCCCCATCCACGGACGGGGCAACTTCCCCACTCTGGAGATGAAGCCCCGGCAGATCGTGAAGGTGGTGCGCTGCCGCCTGGAGGAGAGCAACATCCACGTCCGCGACGTGCGACTCAACGGCTCGGCGGCCAGCCACATCCTCCACGAGGACAGCGGGCTGGGCTACAAGGACCTGGACCTCATCTTCTGCGTGGACCTGAAGGGAGAGGCCGAGTTCCAGACTGTGAAGGACGTGGTGCTGGACTGCCTGCTGGACTTCTTACCCGAAGGGGTTAACAAGGAGAAGATCTCCCCGCTCACCCTAAAG GAAGCGTACGTCCAGAAAATGGTAAAAGTCTGCAACGACTCTGACCGCTGGAGCCTGATCTCCTTATCCAATAACCGTGGCAAAAACGTGGAGCTGAAGTTTATGGATTCCTTGAGGAGGCAGTTTGAGTTCAGCGTCGACTCCTTCCAGATTAAGCTGGATTCTCTCTTGCTTTTTTACGAATGCTCCGAGAACCCGATGACTGAAACGTTCCATCCGACCATTATTGGGGAGAGCGTGTATGGGGATTTCCAGGAAGCCTTTGATCACCTTTGTCACAAGATCATTGCCACCAGAAACCCTGAGGAGATCCGTGGAGGTGGCCTTCTCAAGTACTGCAACCTTTTAGTAAGGGGCTTCAGGGCAGCCTCTGAATCTGAAATGAAGTCCCTGCAGAGGTACATGTGCTCTCGGTTTTTCATTGACTTTTCAGACATAGGAGAACAACAACGAAAGCTGGAGTCCTACCTGCAGAACCACTTTGTCGGCTTGGAAGACCGCAAGTATGACTATCTCATGACTCTACATGGTGTGGTCAATGAAAGCACAGTATGTCTCATGGGGCACGAAAGAAGACAGACTCTGAGCCTTATCACCATGCTCGCCATCCGAGTACTGGCTGAACAGAACATTATTCCCAATGTAGCCAACGTAACGTGCTACTACCAGCCAGCCCCCTATGTAGCAGATGCCAACTTCAGCAATTACTATATTGCCCAGGTTCAGCCTGTTTTTACATGCCAGCAGCATACCTACTCCACTTGGTTACCCTGTAATTAA